In Myxocyprinus asiaticus isolate MX2 ecotype Aquarium Trade chromosome 32, UBuf_Myxa_2, whole genome shotgun sequence, one genomic interval encodes:
- the mms19 gene encoding MMS19 nucleotide excision repair protein homolog: MAADSNVLLGLVEEFVSGQVDSKATETASGVKTGQFTILQLVEALGLSLTSSQPQTRGRGVQLLSQVLQECFSCLSEREVEVLIAFYENRLKDHYVITPHVLQGLKALTKCSVLPPGSAVSILRSIFQDVHVQSLMLAERSCVYNILINLMESREEELKGLGADFVFGFVQSIDGERDPRNLLLAFQVARNIIHRGYDLGKFVEELFEVTSCYFPIDFSPPPNDPHGITQEELVLSLRAVLTGTSRFAEFLLPLIIEKLDSDVQSAKVDSLQTLAACGLTYSHKELAEFLSGLWSSIRREVFQTASERVESAGLSALSAITSCLSRSVLNSDSEDSLQVFLDLVLKDCQHHLCEPDLKLVWPSAKLLQAAAGASYRASLIVTAAVIPALLEQYNNRTQCAQRRTLLEVLQGFVQPTPLSHPAEREESVLVAFQQSLCSVVFSALAESSTGLQVTATRVLSALGQQPGLLVQTDVEKTADHLTRLILEEDDAQVSSAVVECSGSLAHLHPKAFITRMIPRLKEEIFSDPPSNGAARQRCVTVLASVSSQLSVVQESAPVLLQVLASAHTGSCGFTVEEVTSVCISLQRIAEHAHGTEEIGRFFHDIIIPRLLGLALQAALQNHSSPLTDEAVLSAIVPVISTACAALQTELASHMAAQAVSLFLDGDASFLPENAFPSQIQLLQSQVESTGQSRLVCLLMACVCSLPRSVDIPEIDRLLVQLEELSCTCSHLFSYTFAAKCFAGLVNKRPAGEALDAVLERVLKRISVELENVSSSQRTQAFTLLLWMSKALLLRYHPLSTVLTDKLFALLSDPELGCQVADGFSVLMSDSPDVLNRNCHADVRIMYRQRFFAENSTKLVQGFNSAEQDKKSCYLKALSHIVSNLPRQVQLTELPALLQLLLEALSCPDQGVQLSTLSCLQPVLLEPPAALNNQLEALFSRLLALTTSPAMKVKIASLRCVHALSGLPEHMVLPFRARVLKALAVPLDDKKRLVRKEAVAARGEWFLLGSPGGR, from the exons ATGGCTGCGGATAGTAATGTGCTGTTGGGGTTGGTGGAAGAATTCGTGTCGGGACAGGTTGATAGCAAGGCCACAGAAACCGCTTCAG GTGTCAAGACTGGACAGTTCACAATACTCCAATTGGTTGAGGCATTGGG GTTGAGCCTGACCAGCTCCCAGCCTCAGACTCGTGGCAGAGGAGTGCAGCTCCTGTCTCAGGTCCTGCAGGAATGCTTCAGCTGTCTATCTGAGAGGGAAG TGGAGGTCCTGATAGCTTTCTATGAAAACAGACTAAAGGATCACTATGTGATCACACCACATGTACTTCAGGGGCTCAAGGCTTTG ACAAAATGCTCGGTTCTGCCCCCTGGTTCAGCTGTGTCCATTTTAAGGTCCATCTTCCAGGATGTTCACGTTCAG TCTTTGATGCTGGCTGAGCGATCATGTGTGTACAACATTCTTATCAACCTAATGGAGTCCAGAGAGGAGG AACTAAAGGGTCTGGGTGCAGACTTTGTGTTTGGATTTGTGCAGTCAATAGATGGAgaacgagatccacgcaacctcCTGCTGGCATTCCAGGTGGCCAGGAACATCATTCACAGAGGTTATGATCTTG GTAAATTCGTAGAGGAACTCTTTGAAGTGACATCCTGTTATTTCCCTATAGACTTTAGCCCT CCACCCAATGATCCTCATGGGATCACACAGGAAGAGCTTGTTCTGTCTCTACGGGCAGTTCTTACTGGGACGAGTCGGTTTGCTGAG TTTCTGTTACCATTGATCATTGAGAAATTGGACTCGGATGTTCAGAGTGCCAAAGTGGACTCCCTGCAGACTCTG GCTGCCTGTGGTCTGACATATAGCCATAAAGAGCTGGCAGAATTCCTTTCAGGGCTTTGGAGCTCAATACGGAGAGAG GTGTTCCAGACAGCCAGTGAGAGGGTGGAATCAGCTGGTCTCTCCGCTCTCAGCGCGATCACATCCTGCCTTTCCCGTTCCGTGCTCAATTCAGACTCCGAGGATTCCCTGCAGGTGTTTCTAGACCTCGTTCTCAAAG ACTGTCAGCACCATCTTTGCGAGCCAGACCTCAAGCTAGTGTGGCCCAGTGCCAAACTCCTGCAGGCTGCTGCCGGGGCTTCATACAGGGCGAGCTTGATAGTGACTGCAGCCGTCATACCGGCCCTGCTGGAGCAGTATAACAACAGAACACAG TGTGCTCAGCGGCGCACCCTGCTGGAGGTTTTGCAGGGTTTCGTTCAGCCCACCCCCTTAAGCCATCCTGCAGAGAGAG AGGAGAGTGTATTGGTAGCGTTTCAGCAATCTTTGTGTAGCGTGGTGTTCTCTGCATTGGCGGAGTCTAGCACTGGTCTCCAGGTTACAGCCACGCGTGTGCTCTCTGCGCTGGGACAGCAGCCTG GCTTGTTAGTACAGACAGATGTTGAGAAAACTGCTGATCATTTGACCAGACTCATTCTGGAGGAAGATGATGCTCAAGTGAG tTCAGCTGTGGTGGAGTGTTCAGGCTCTCTGGCTCATCTGCATCCCAAAGCCTTCATCACCAGGATGATTCCTCGACTAAAGGAAGAGATCTTCTCAG ATCCACCGTCTAATGGAGCAGCGCGCCAGCGATGTGTGACCGTATTAGCATCTGTGTCATCTCAGCTCAGTGTGGTGCAGGAGAGCGCCCCCGTGCTGCTGCAGGTGCTGGCTTCAGCCCACACAG GTAGCTGTGGTTTCACTGTAGAGGAAGTGACATCTGTATGCATCAGTTTGCAGAGGATAGCCGAGCATGCACATGGCACTGAGGAGATAGGCAGATTCTTCCATGACATCATCATTCCGCGACTCTTAGGACTAGCACTGCAGGCAGCTCTGCAGA ATCACAGTAGTCCATTAACAGATGAAGCAGTTCTGTCCGCTATAGTTCCTGTTATCAGCACAGCCTGTGCTGCGTTACAAACAGA ATTAGCATCCCATATGGCGGCCCAGGCTGTTTCTCTTTTCCTGGATGGAGATGCGTCCTTTCTGCCTGAAAATGCATTCCCCTCACAAATCCAGTTGCTTCAG AGCCAGGTGGAGTCTACTGGCCAGTCTCGGTTGGTGTGTTTGCTGATGGCCTGTGTGTGCTCTCTTCCACGCAGT GTGGACATTCCTGAAATCGACAGGCTTCTTGTCCAGTTGGAAGAGTTGAGCTGTACGTGTTCTCACCTGTTCTCCTACACGTTTGCAGCAAAATGCTTTGCTGGCTTGGTCAACAAGAGACCGGCAG GTGAAGCTCTAGATGCTGTGCTGGAGAGAGTGTTGAAGAGGATCAGTGTTGAATTGGAGAATGTTTCCTCTTCACAACGAACACAAGCATTCACACTGCTGCTCTGG ATGTCCAAGGCCCTCCTCTTACGGTACCATCCACTATCAACGGTCCTGACTGACAAG CTCTTTGCTCTGTTGAGTGACCCAGAATTAGGATGTCAGGTGGCTGATGGTTTTTCCGTTCTAATGAGCGACTCGCCGGACGTGCTCAATCGTAATTGCCACGCTGATGTGCGAATAATGTACCGACAACGATTTTTCGCCGAAAACTCAACCAAACTTGTTCAAGGCTTCAACTCAGCAGAGCAGG ACAAGAAGTCATGCTATTTGAAAGCCCTGTCCCACATTGTCAGTAACCTTCCCAGACAAGTCCAGCTCACAGAGCTTCCTGCA CTGCTGCAGCTCCTGCTTGAAGCATTGTCGTGTCCGGATCAGGGGGTGCAGCTGTCTACTCTGTCCTGCTTGCAGCCTGTGTTGTTGGAGCCCCCAGCGGCCCTCAACAACCAACTGGAGGCGCTATTTTCTCGCCTGCTGGCCCTCACTACCAGCCCTGCTATG AAAGTGAAAATTGCATCTCTGCGCTGTGTTCATGCTCTCTCCGGCCTGCCTGAACATATG GTCCTGCCATTCCGTGCCAGAGTGCTGAAAGCTCTTGCTGTTCCTCTGGATGACAAGAAGAGGCTGGTGAGGAAGGAAGCCGTGGCTGCCCGAGGAGAATG GTTTTTGTTAGGTAGTCCCGGTGGAAGATGA